From the Planctomycetia bacterium genome, one window contains:
- a CDS encoding toll/interleukin-1 receptor domain-containing protein, protein MPARWQIDFWPECTKHAFLSHCAEDRANLVSPVFEELERRKIAGWFDRHHYPAGRDSFETLREELLGTRHVVYFITPAMLNQGRGWTQIERGYSATIQQLLRYEDIELAHVELPLLFADSTDDVFQRLVYRSLIDKSLRCNIPILDAADGYWGRNHVEWAADAIESFVHQEEQWAINLAVRFAQDSHLQERFATDDNRRRRILAESPPPFPGI, encoded by the coding sequence ATGCCTGCACGATGGCAAATCGATTTCTGGCCCGAGTGCACGAAACATGCATTCTTGTCGCATTGTGCGGAAGACCGTGCGAATCTCGTATCTCCCGTTTTCGAAGAGCTGGAACGAAGAAAAATTGCCGGGTGGTTTGACCGGCATCATTATCCGGCAGGAAGAGACTCATTCGAAACGTTACGTGAAGAACTTCTTGGAACGCGCCACGTCGTTTATTTCATCACGCCTGCGATGCTTAACCAGGGTCGAGGTTGGACTCAAATCGAACGAGGATACTCGGCCACGATTCAGCAGCTTCTTCGTTATGAAGACATTGAACTAGCGCATGTAGAACTTCCTCTGCTATTCGCCGATTCGACGGACGATGTGTTCCAGCGTTTGGTCTATCGTTCTCTAATCGACAAATCTCTTCGCTGCAACATTCCGATTTTGGACGCCGCAGATGGATACTGGGGAAGGAACCACGTCGAGTGGGCGGCGGATGCGATAGAGAGCTTCGTTCACCAAGAAGAGCAGTGGGCGATCAATCTTGCGGTTCGGTTTGCTCAAGATAGTCATCTACAAGAACGTTTTGCGACGGACGACAATCGAAGACGGCGAATATTAGCGGAAAGCCCGCCGCCGTTTCCCGGCATTTGA